One segment of Gammaproteobacteria bacterium DNA contains the following:
- a CDS encoding thioredoxin family protein — MNLAKLAVILWLPLFVSCSLERPDGALNIGQQAPSLRTKKSDDVGGDLSRLTSYRYPDARMYKLSVDEALALGKPIVLEFATPGHCTVCDKQLQMLKSMMDKYGDQVAFLHMDQYMNPEAFVTYQVKGDPWTFIIDKNGIVRSKQPGRVLYQEMDYMIGKVVEKAQG, encoded by the coding sequence ATGAATCTCGCTAAACTTGCGGTCATTTTATGGCTTCCTCTCTTTGTTTCTTGTTCTCTTGAGCGGCCAGATGGTGCCTTGAATATTGGTCAGCAAGCTCCGTCACTGCGTACAAAGAAATCTGATGACGTTGGTGGTGATCTTAGTAGGCTAACTAGTTATCGTTATCCCGATGCGCGCATGTACAAATTGTCAGTGGACGAGGCTTTGGCGTTGGGAAAACCCATTGTTTTAGAGTTCGCGACACCAGGTCACTGTACTGTGTGTGATAAGCAGTTGCAAATGCTCAAATCCATGATGGATAAATATGGCGACCAGGTTGCTTTTCTTCACATGGATCAGTATATGAATCCCGAGGCATTTGTCACCTATCAAGTGAAGGGTGATCCATGGACTTTTATCATAGATAAAAACGGTATCGTTCGCTCAAAACAACCGGGCCGAGTTCTTTATCAGGAAATGGACTACATGATTGGTAAAGTTGTGGAGAAGGCTCAGGGTTAG
- a CDS encoding cbb3-type cytochrome c oxidase subunit I: MSKPWEHQQEIVYRKYTLWFIYACIIYSLIGFSWGAIMGGVSELRHFVDHRLHGNLIVRGHTHINLLGWVEMAIFAAVYYVVPRLIKRPIYSLTLVKAHFWVHNIGVIGMVVFFVIAGIMGGIASVNSTPAEVEHIVKPLLATMGIFGTLVLLANCIWAYNLFKTCTGWEKGYESR, encoded by the coding sequence ATGTCTAAACCTTGGGAACATCAACAGGAAATAGTGTATCGGAAATACACGCTGTGGTTTATCTACGCCTGCATTATATATAGTCTGATCGGGTTTTCGTGGGGCGCAATCATGGGTGGGGTGTCGGAGCTTCGGCATTTTGTTGACCACCGCCTACATGGAAATCTAATTGTGCGAGGCCATACCCATATTAATCTTCTGGGTTGGGTCGAAATGGCGATATTCGCTGCGGTATACTATGTGGTTCCCAGGTTGATAAAGCGACCAATCTATAGTTTGACCTTGGTTAAAGCCCACTTTTGGGTGCACAATATTGGCGTGATCGGCATGGTTGTATTTTTTGTCATTGCTGGAATTATGGGTGGTATCGCAAGTGTGAATTCAACTCCAGCGGAAGTGGAGCATATTGTAAAGCCGTTGTTGGCTACTATGGGGATTTTTGGCACTCTGGTGCTTCTTGCGAATTGTATTTGGGCATATAATTTATTCAAAACCTGCACAGGGTGGGAAAAAGGCTATGAATCTCGCTAA